A section of the Jatrophihabitans sp. genome encodes:
- a CDS encoding LysR family transcriptional regulator: MLDVRRLRILLAVQEHGGVAAAARSLAFTPPAISQQIAALERQVGVPLLDRSQRSARLTPAGLRLAAHAERILSHLDAAEADLASMSGQASGLFRMGVIPTVARIMLPLALRRLAETAPDVALHIEQGEPEDSLPALRRGDLDLVLAGEYAVAPRRLPPSLDRHQLFSEPMLVAVPAEHALTGPSVPFIELEKQRWIAAPPTSSCAPLLTRSAGLAGFEPHVVGHCDDFGLALALVASGQGIALVPSMVAAEYQVTSDQLRFLYPDKPKTRRDIYLAARRGTTADPGIACVLGALHEAAATLAATTSLG, from the coding sequence ATGTTGGATGTGCGGCGACTTCGCATCCTGTTAGCGGTTCAGGAGCACGGTGGGGTGGCGGCAGCGGCTCGGTCGCTCGCCTTCACCCCACCGGCCATTTCCCAGCAGATCGCGGCGCTGGAGCGGCAGGTCGGGGTGCCGCTGCTCGATCGCAGTCAGCGCTCGGCGCGGTTGACCCCGGCGGGACTGCGGCTGGCAGCCCATGCCGAGCGGATCCTCAGCCACTTGGACGCGGCCGAGGCCGATCTGGCCTCGATGAGCGGCCAGGCGTCGGGCCTGTTCCGGATGGGCGTCATTCCGACGGTCGCGCGCATCATGTTGCCGCTGGCGCTGCGCCGGCTGGCTGAGACCGCGCCCGACGTCGCACTGCACATCGAGCAGGGCGAGCCGGAGGACAGCCTGCCCGCGCTGCGCCGCGGCGACCTCGACCTGGTGCTGGCCGGCGAGTACGCCGTCGCGCCGCGGCGACTGCCGCCGAGCCTGGACCGGCACCAATTGTTCAGCGAGCCCATGCTGGTGGCGGTGCCGGCCGAGCATGCGTTGACCGGGCCGAGCGTGCCGTTCATCGAGCTGGAGAAGCAACGCTGGATCGCGGCCCCACCCACCTCGTCCTGCGCGCCGCTGCTCACCCGCTCGGCCGGGCTTGCCGGGTTCGAACCCCACGTGGTCGGCCACTGCGACGATTTCGGGCTTGCCCTGGCCCTGGTCGCCAGCGGCCAGGGCATCGCGCTGGTTCCCAGCATGGTCGCCGCGGAGTACCAGGTGACCTCTGACCAGCTCCGCTTCCTCTATCCGGACAAGCCGAAAACCCGTCGCGACATCTATCTCGCGGCTCGCCGGGGCACCACTGCCGACCCGGGCATCGCCTGCGTGCTGGGCGCCCTGCACGAAGCCGCGGCGACCCTCGCCGCCACGACCTCGCTGGGATAG
- a CDS encoding fatty acid desaturase, producing the protein MTKPVDVEPDLDGSENVLLAPVRGPEIRRNLDPEFFQKRPGVFLVKFTAAVLIIVAAWMWVALQPSVLSIVVSVIVIGLMYAHLVELQHECLHEHAFRSRALNRFFGFIAGLPMLSSYWHYKYEHLRHHAFLGTPQNQEFFNYQFHKLDSPLGFVRGAYNVARYGEVVKDIGRALVGRTNPRVAKPAAAKRIRTEYQLFVVFIVAAVVWSVLAGSPYLIWVWLLPTLLVAEPTHFMIELPEHYGLNTQTDANVLSNTRSIRGGRFGHWFTNGNDLHTAHHFHQGVPMVNVPKLHEVIKDKIETFDPSFSHFYKGVVTGEIRFQGDDKTCMTR; encoded by the coding sequence GTGACCAAACCAGTAGATGTCGAGCCTGACCTCGACGGTTCCGAGAATGTCCTGCTTGCCCCTGTTCGCGGACCTGAAATCCGGCGTAATCTCGACCCGGAATTCTTTCAGAAGCGTCCGGGAGTCTTCCTGGTCAAATTCACAGCGGCCGTCCTGATCATCGTCGCGGCCTGGATGTGGGTCGCCCTACAGCCCAGCGTGCTCTCCATCGTGGTCTCAGTCATCGTCATCGGTCTGATGTATGCACATCTGGTGGAATTGCAGCACGAATGCCTCCACGAACACGCCTTCCGCAGTCGCGCACTGAACCGGTTCTTCGGCTTCATCGCCGGCCTGCCGATGCTGAGCTCGTACTGGCACTACAAGTACGAGCACCTGCGGCACCACGCGTTCCTGGGCACTCCTCAGAATCAGGAATTCTTCAACTACCAGTTCCACAAGCTGGACTCACCGCTGGGCTTCGTCCGTGGCGCCTACAACGTGGCCCGGTACGGCGAGGTCGTCAAGGACATCGGCCGGGCGCTGGTCGGCCGGACCAACCCGCGGGTTGCCAAGCCCGCCGCGGCCAAGCGCATCCGTACCGAGTACCAGTTGTTCGTGGTGTTCATCGTCGCCGCTGTCGTGTGGAGCGTGCTGGCCGGCAGCCCCTACCTGATCTGGGTCTGGTTGCTGCCGACGCTGCTGGTCGCCGAGCCCACCCACTTCATGATCGAGCTGCCCGAGCACTACGGCCTGAACACCCAGACCGACGCCAACGTGCTGTCCAACACCCGCAGCATCCGCGGCGGCCGGTTCGGACACTGGTTCACCAACGGCAACGACCTGCACACCGCCCACCACTTCCACCAAGGCGTTCCGATGGTCAACGTGCCCAAGCTGCACGAGGTGATCAAGGACAAGATCGAGACCTTCGATCCGTCGTTCAGCCACTTCTACAAGGGCGTGGTCACCGGCGAGATCCGCTTCCAGGGTGACGACAAGACCTGCATGACCCGCTGA